The DNA sequence CTGCCTTTGAGGTGCGTGGTGCTCAATTGACGCAGGATGATATAGATTTTGTCTGGCCGCATCTCGATCAGGTGAATAGCCCGGCAGAGGAAATAGCATTTTTACACCAAGGAAAGCGTAAACTACAGTACAAACGGCGTATTCGCTTGCTATTACTTACCCTCACGAGTGTGGCATTTGCGATCCTGGCATTGTGGGCCAATAGTCAGCGGGATGCCGCTGAAATCCGTGAACTACAAAGTAAATCCATGCGGATAGGCTTGGCGGCCCGTTATGCGCTTTACGAAGGAAAACCAAGAGTAGCATTCCGATTGGCGGAACAAGCATTGATATGGAACAATGATGAAGACGCTACAGCAATTGCTCGAGAGGTAATGCTTGAAATCCAAGAGAATCCGCTCGTCCGAAGTATTCACCATCAGGATACGATTACGGCCATGCAGTTTTCCGACGATGGTACTTACTTTTTGAGTGCCTCAATGGATGGCGAAGTCAGGTTGTCTGATTTGGATGGTAAAACCCTGAATCGATTACAACATGATAGTGGAATTCGCTGGGCTCGACTTTTACCTCCGGGGAATCTCGTTTTGAGCCTAAGTACAAGGGGCAATTTGATGCTTTGGAATGTCACTGGGAATAGCATCCAAAACCTGGCTAAAGATATTGAATTTTCGAGTGCCGAATTGAGTGCCGATAACACTTACCTGGGGGCGATCACCAATAATCAGGTGTACGTTTGGGATTTACGACAACCGGGGAAGGAACAACCATTGGTCGTCAGTCTGGAAGCACCCGTGTCAAGCCTTGGTTTTTTGCAAATAGAAAACAAGTGGGACCTCATCACTGCTGATAACAATGGTAATATTAAACGTTGGAATTCCGCAGGTGAAGCTGTCTTCAACTACCAAAACCTGTTGGATAAAGCAGTAAATGGAATCAGCGTAAGTCCCAATAATGATAAAATTATTTTTCGTACCCCAGCGGGCGACTTTTTACTAGCGAGCAATGGCGACACCCTCAAAACCAGAACGGCTATCATGTTTCGTTCCTACCAACCTGTACATGCTACCTTTGCTACTAATGGTAAGGTACCGGAAAGAATCGTTTCTATCAGTCGCAATAAGGAGTTTGTATACGTCTGGAATACGGGTTCTACTCAGTCTGATATCGATATGCAGTGGTCACCTAGGGGGCAGGCTCAGTTTGCGGCCATGAGTAACAATGGGCGGTTTTTTCTGGGAGCGAGTGACGATAACGAGAACATGGTTCAACTGTTAGCAGATAATTTGAAGGAACAAAATCATGAGCTTTTTCGCTTTAATAACTGTACCTTATGGGGAGTATACGCACCTAACAATGTGCATTTTTTATCCACTGCGGGCGGTAATCAGGCCTTGCTCTGGAAATTTGATTGCGATTATCTGGCAGATAAGAAGGCTTTGAACGAAGCGCAAGTGATCCAGTATTACCAAACCAGATTACACCCACTATCAGAGGAAGAACAAGCATATTACCGTTTAAATAATTAAACCTATTACCATGAAACACCAAACCTTAATATTCATCCTACTATTCGGTTTTTTCAGCATACACCTCCACGCCCAGCCGATTGGTGGAAGTGTTGATACCCTTGATCTGGGTGGTGAAGATGTAGCAACCAATATGAATGCCAGTCGAGGCCTGGACCAAGCAATTGCTAATCGTAATTGGTGGCTCGATTTTTTAATGGCTGATTCCATCAGAGCGAGACCAGGACTGACCTACCACCAGTCTATTGATCTGTGTGCCAGGAATTACAATTTTGGCCCTGGTTCGTGGGTGTTATACAAGGACTTGAACATCTTTTTCTTTCTAGCAGATTTGGAGTCACTTCAAAGCAACCTTGCATGGCATACTTACCGGAATAGTAATATGAAAACCGATGCTGGCCCGGTTCGTCAGTCTCCGCTGGGAGGGCGTGGTCGTCCTGCCGCACAGAACAGTGATCGTGTCATTTCCAACCCCAATGCTACCATCAGTAGTGCTGCTGCACCACCGCTGTATCCTTTTGTTCGTCAAGATGTTTTAGGGGAGGATAATGCCCGCAAGAATCCTCGGTACGTATATCACCAAAAGGTAGTAAGAGGACGTACCAGTCCTGATATGGGTTACCTCTCTGCGTATAAAAATACCCAGGCACTTAATCGACTGTACCATTTGGCCTTCTATGATGGCACTAATGATGATTACTATTTCTACGGTACCCCAAACGCAATTGTGCATCCTGATCCGATGATTGATGTTGGGAAGGCAGTGATGGCCGTCTATCTGGATATTTCAGCAATGGTAGAAGGTGGGATGAAGACGGCCTATAACCAGCAGAACCGTTCCACACAGGCCACCAAGTTAAGTGCTAGTCAGGTACAGCAGGCTATCCCACTGCTGAAAAATGTACCGATACCTTTTAATTATAAGCGGATACTGGGTGCCAGGCGTCAGCAACTTAATGCGAATCTACCCGGACTAGAAAGCTCTCTGGAAGCATTGGTAGCACAGAGGGACGTATGCAGCGCTTTCTTGAGTCAGACTGAGTTGAGCTTATTCAATTGGTTGATCAACCAAAAAAGGGAACTTGTTGCTTGGCAAACAGCCGCAATAGATGGGTTGGCAACCATTCTCAGTGCTCCTGGAAATGCCGCAACTTACAGCCAGTTGGCAGTCGTTTCCGAGTATCTACGCGTAAGTACCGTTCTACTTAAGAACCTTACGGAAAACCAGAAGCTGTATGATGCGCTAAACCTTGTCAAGATCTCGTATCACGATGCTGTATGGGCTGCTGAGCGAGATTTTAGGATGAAGCTCAATGAGTGAGGGGATTTTGCCAGTGTTACTAATGCTTCTCCGTGCGCTGTTGTTCCACGAAAAGTAGAGGACCTTCAGCACAAACTACTTAGTGCAAGGTAGAGAGATATGTGAAAACCTAAATGGAATGCGGTCCAAATACCTTTTACTTTTTACCTTGTACTTTGTGGTTACAGTTTGCTGAAAATAAGTCCCTTGTGTCCACTTTGAAGTAACCGCGTAAGTAGAACCGGAGATAAACCGCAGCTAAAAATAAGCTTTTACATTTTTTATGAAATACGAACTCAGTCACGATACCATCGCTCGCCAGGTCTTTGAAAAGGCCAGCATCGAGGCACGTACGCGCCGCAAGGTGGAGCGTTTTGTACGCGAGCGTCATGAAGCTTGGCAGCAGCGTGGTGCGCGACTGACACAGGATGACCTTGATTACATCGGCCCTTATCTTGGTCAGATCAATCTGACAAAAGAGGAAGACCAATTCATTGTAATGGGGCGTAAAGAATTGGTTCGGCAAGGGCGTCGCCGCCGATTGCTTATTACGAGTATCATCGCCATATTGGCTTTAACTACCATCGCGGCTATTTTTCAGTCTAGAGCCGCAGAAAGGGAACGTTTAACCGCTGAAGAGGCTCGTCAGGATGCTGATAAAAAAGCAATTGCGCTGGCGCTCAATGAGCAGGCCCTACAGGCCTCCTTGTTGGAGGCTAAAATTGCCAATGATACGGCTAGAATAAGAAGAATTGAAGCTGAAATAGCTACAGAAAAAGCTAAGATAAGCGCATTGATCGCTAATCGTGCTCAGCGTTCTGCCGAACAGCGGGCATTGGAAACTAAAATTCTGGGAGTGGTCAATGTTGCCAGATCATTACCGCTAGAGCAGCGAGATTTGGCACTTCGATTAGCACAAGTAGCCAATGAAATGCCAGGGGCATCATCCCTGCCGCAAGCTGCTGAGGTATTAACTGATTTATTCTACCAGCAAATCGCTTCGGGCAAAGGAACCGGCAACCCTTTGTACCAGTACGTATTCACCCATGATGATGTAGTAAATTCGGTGCGATTTTCTCCTGATGGTTCTAAAGTGTTGACCAGTGACCGAGATGGTTGGGTGAAACTTTGGGATCGGTCAAGCGGAAGTTTGTTAGTTAGTCGAAATTTAGCGAGTAGTGTGAATTTTGTTGAATTCTCACCTGATGGTAGCCGAATTCTAGCTACAACCTACTCGAAGACTGTACATTGGCAGTTGAATGATGCCGATGTTTCCTCATTGCCTGATGTCAACGAACCACTACTAAGGGCGATGTTTTCCCGTGATGGTCAAAGTGTTTTGCAAATTGGTCAGCAGAAAATAATGCTTACAGATCTGGCGGGTGAGGTAAGATGCTTAATTGAAGAGCATGGTGAATCAATTACTTTTGGTTGTTTTGGGCCAGATGAGCAAAATATTTGGGTAGGCTATAAGGACGGAACGATCAAGTGCTTTTCTGCTAATGATGGTAGCCTGCAAAGAAGCTGGCACAAGCATAATAGTTTTATCCACTGGCTGGTCTTTGCTCCAGACGGAAACCGCTTCATCGCCCTGGAAGATCGAGGAGCAGCAAAAATCTGGTCGCTAGATGGCGAATTACTATACAAAGTGCCAAATGGTGCAAAGTTTGCCACCTGGTCTCCCGATGGAAAATACCTGTCAACAGGCACTATTAGCGGTACTTTGCAGCTTTGGCAAAAAGACAGCGTTCTGGTTTTTAGTAAGCAAGCACATGAGGAGTATATCCGTTATCTTGATTTTTCCGCTGATGGTCAACTGTTGCTGACTGTCAGTGGCGATGGGCTGGCCAAAATTTGGGATTTAAAAGGTCAGCTTAAGCAAGTTTTGCGTGGTCATACTAAAGACCTTCGCACCGCTCGGTTTTCTCCGGATGGCAAGTTTGTAGTTACTGGTAGCGTAGATTTTACGGCGCGCCTCTGGCCATTGGATGGCGTGTTGCTGCAAAGGATTGGAGGAGATGAAACAAAATGGTTTTCACTAGTAAACTATCTTCCTAATCATGATTACCTGCTGACGCAAAAGTATGGCAACCTGAGCCTCTGGAATCGAGAGGAGGAGTGCCTGGCCAGGCTCGGAACTTCAGAGGGATCATCAATGGTAAAAGAAGGGCGTGATCTCATTGCCATCAATCAAAAGGGAGGGTTAGCTCTCCTGAATGGCAATGGCACGAAAATTAAGGATATAAGTGCTGGGGATGCTGATCAGCGCTTTGTGGGAATAGAATTTATTAAGGGTGGGCAAACGCTGGTAACTGTAGCCAAGCAGGGACTGGTACAAGAATGGGATGGCAAAGGAGAGCTGGTACAAGAATTTAACATCAATGAGCAAAACCTGCGACTTACTGCCCTCGCACCAAAGCGTCAAATACTTTGCCTGGCAGGGTACCAGGAGAATGTTTGGATGTATAATCTAGCAGGCAAACGCTTAGCACACTTAGCCCACGGAAACAATTACAATGTTACCGCCATAGCTTTTTCTGCCGATGAGCAGGAGGTGTACTTGAGTTATCAAGACCAGATTATTCGACGTTGGAGTACCGATGGACGTTTGCTTGCGGAATGGAAATACGCAGGCAGTTGGGCCGATTACCTGGTTCCAATATCATCAGGTAAAGCAATTATTACCAATGGTATCGATGAAGGACTGGCAATTTGGAGCAAGGAGGGGAAACTATTACAGGTATTACCACACCCTAGTGCTGTCCAGTCATTCAAGCTCAGTCCGGACGGAAAGTTACTTTTGAGTTTTACTGCGGAAGGAACTAGTTTAAGTGGAATATTCCACCTGTGGGACATGGAGCGCAAGCAGAAGATTTATCAGTGGGGAGATCAAATTAACAAGTATGACAATGCCTTTTTTTCGGCTGACGGTAGACGAGTGATCACAGTATCCGAGGATGACTTTATTGACTACTGGCCATTGGTAGATGAAGTCTACAACTACCTCAAAAACGAAGCCGCCATCCCCCAACTCACCCCCGAACAACGAAAACTATATGGCATTGATTAATAGATTAGCAAGCAGTAAAGACGCATTGCAATGCGTCTCAATAACACCAACAATATGACCCCCATCATCTTCCTCACCTTCGCCAATGACCCCGATGCGCATCTGGCACTCCTCAAAGAGGAAAGTCGGCGCTTGTACGGCGCACTCGAAGAACTGGACCGTAAAGAATACCTCAAGCTTATCCGCGAGGAGAGTGCGCAGGTAAAGGACATCTTCGCTTCTTTCACGAAAAACAAGGACCGGATTGCCATTTTTCACTACGCTGGCCACGCCGCAGGCACCCAATTGAATCTGGAAGGCGGCAGCGGGAACGCGGAAGGCTTGGCACAACTGCTAGGGCAGCAAGAAGGGCTACAGCTGGTCTTCCTCAATGGCTGTTCCACCAAGGGGCAGGTGCAGACCCTGCTGGCGGCGGGCGTGCCGGCGGTGATCGCTACGGCCGTGCCCATAGAAGACCGCAAGGCCATGGAGTTTAGCCAGCAGTTTTACGAGGCGCTGGCCAATCGCCGTACCATCGAGCAGGCCTTCAAGATGGCGCAGGCCTACCTGGAAACCAAGTTTAGCAAGAGCGTGGAAGTGGTCATGAGGGATGCTTCCTGGGTGGGTGCTGCCGTACAAGACAATAGTATGGACATGCCCTGGGGCATTTACGTGCAGGAAGCTCGAAAAACAGAAATCCTGAGCTGGAAGCTACCCTTCTTCCGCCCAGTGGGCTTGCCACAGGATATGATCCAGTACATCGGAAGTAGCTTTACGGCTAATCGCTACATCGTGCTGGTACTGGATGAGATGTGTAAATACAACCCGGATATTTATGCCCAGATGGTGGAGAAAAGAGGGGAGGAGACCATCAAAAAAGACTCCAAACACTTCCCCTGGTTGGTAATTGAGAATTTTCCCTGGCCGATTGGTTCGCAGATACGCTTGCTGCGTTTTTATGATAAACCCAATGTAGAGCGGCTGGAACACCTGGTGAGTACTTATTTGATAACGAGCCAATTGCTGTATTACATTCTGGTATCGGATTTGTGGGAACAATCACGGGGAACCATTCATGACGCGAAATGGCCACAGCTGGAACAACAGAAAGCTGCTTTTACCAACTTCGATTTTCTGGGGCAAATACCGGCTTTGTACAACCAAATTACCGGAGTAGGAATGCCCTTTATCGGAGAGTTGGAAATGCTGGCGACGGACTTGCAAAATGCAGAAAGTCCGCTATCTAAAGCGCATACTTTTTTAGAAAAAATGCGGAAAGAGTTACAAACCAATCCTCCCACCGCTGACCTGGATAAGTTGTGCCTGAGAACCGAGCAAGCCGTTTCCATTGTGCTGCGCGCCGCGGCATTCCTGGCCAGGTATCGCCTACTTACAGTACGTAATGTGTCTATCAATCGTCCGCGATTTGAACCCCTGGCTTACGAGCTGGACATGGGCCCACTGAACGCTACCCAAGGCACGGGTCTGAACCTCTATCAGGATCAGGAATACCGCCGCAAGGAGAACTATTCCGATAGCTCTTCGATCATTCTGGTGTCTAACGAAAAGCACCTCGACAAGTCTTTGAATCTTTCCCCTTTCATCATTGACAAAAACACTTTTGTGAAAGTCAAGAAGAGCGAAACGACGGAGCAGGACCGCCTCGCACACATCTTTCTGATGGGCTGGGAGGAAGAGGATCGCCTGACCTACCTCGCTGTGGATCACAGCTTCTTCCACGCGCTGGACAACGAAGACGATCAGATTCATACCAACATGACCCAGGAGGATTTTACGGAAGGCCGCAACCTCAAAGAAGATGACTTTGGTGATGACTTCGGCCTCGATTTCGGTCTCGATACCGATACGGGTAGTGATGACAGCCCGAAAGTCTTTCAACTATTGTACGACCAGTACCTCCTTTGCAAAAACGACCTTACCCAATGATCACTAATCCATTCAAATTCCTTGACGCCTACGACAAGGAGGACAAAGACCGCTTTTTTGGTCGCAATAAAGAAACCGCCCAGCTGTTCAATGCGGTACACGCCTCTGGCTTGGTCTTACTTTATGGTGCTTCGGGTACCGGCAAGACCAGTCTCGTCAACTGTGGCTTGGCCAACCGCTTTCAGAAGACCGACTGGCTGCCCATCTTCATCCGTAGGGGTAGTGACCTCAACCGTTCCGTACTACGAGAAATAGACAAGCATACGAGCACCCAATGGAAGGACGACACACCACTGCGGCATCGCGTAAAAGACCTTTATTTGGAAACTTACCGTCCTGTCTACCTGATCTTCGATCAGTTTGAAGAACTCTACATCATGGGAACGGAGGCCGAGCAACAGCAGTTTCACCAATCCATCAGTAACCTCCTACAGGCGGGCTTGCAGTGCAAAATCCTGCTGATCATCAGGGAAGAGTACATCGCCTACCTGTCGGAATTTGAAAAAGTGGTGCCCCCGCTGTTTGATAACCGCTTGCGCATCGAAAAGATGAACGACAACAACCTCAGCAAGGTCGTATTGGGCACCTGCCGCTACGGAAAGATTGATGTAAAAAAGCCCAAGGAAACCACGGGCATGATTCTGGATAATCTCCGGAGCCCCCGCGAAGGCATTGATCTGACCAACCTGCAGGTCTACCTAGATCGTCTCTGGCGGCGTGATCTCGACCGCCAGGGCACGCAACAACCCGACCAGGTGACCTTTGATCCCGAACTGGTGAAAGCCGTTGGTCCCATGCAAAATGTCCTGTCCGAATTTCTGGACGAGCAGATGCGGGAGATTGAAATCGGTTTGCAAAAGCGGGGGGTCAAAAGCCCGGAAGGACTGCCACTAGAGGTGTTGTTTACCCTCGTCACAGAAGACGGAACCAAGCGAAGCAAAGACCCCGTATCTATCCTGGAAGATATGCCCCGCAATCGAAAGCTGAGCGCTACCGACCTGGAGTTTTGTCTTTCTGAGTTCGAGCGAATCAAGTTGTTGCGCCGTTTTGCGGAAGAAGTAGGAGCATCGCCTGGCGAGGGTTAGCAAGTCGCTGATTTGCATTTAAAGAAGCAACTAAATGAAGTCAGAGACTTGCTAACATTATGCGTCGCATCGGAGACACCAGCAAGCGAAGTGAGTGAATGGCTTTACTTCACCTTCACCATCCTCACGGTTCTTTGTCCTTGCTTGGTTTGTACACGACAATAATAGGAACCAACCGGCAATTGGTGGGTTTCGATACTGATACGATGCTTGCCAGCGGGAAAAACCCGGTTGCTGATGACCCTCAACTCGTGACCAATCACGTCGTAGATGCTGATTTTTACCCATTCATTACCCGTCGTCAATTCCAAAGAGGTGTGATCACGGAATGGGTTGGGGTAAATGTTAAGGGACAATGATTCTCCCAAGGCATTGGTCGTGTCGGTGATGGAACAATCCCGCAAAATGGGGAGGTGCTGGAAATCTTCAAACAACAGGTTGCGAACATCACTTTCGGCAACGGAGAACCAGTCCATCAATACTGAGCCATATACCGAACGGAAATCGTACTGCATAGGTACCCCTTCCTGATTGTCAACATCAGGAGAAATTTCGGGATTGTCACCAATAACTCCGGCATTGACACAAGCACCAAAGACGATCAAAGGTGCTGCTGTGCCGTGGTCGGTACCAAAACTGGCATTGGAGCGAATCCGGCGTCCAAACTCGGAATAAGTCATTCCTATAACGCGTTCCTCTAAGCCTTGGAGTTTCAGATCATCCTGGAAAGCACAAATGGCATCACCAAGGGTTTTTAAGAGTGCGGCATGTTCACCAGCGGTAGGATCACCTTCGACGGTTTGGTCGGCGTGGGTATCGAAACCACCGAGGCTGACGACGTATATTTTGGTACCCAAACCACCCGAAATAAGCCGGGCGACTGTTCTGAGTTTGATCGCTAGCGCATTATCATCGGAATACTTATTGGAAAGGTTGACTCCGCTGAGGTTGGCCGATTCGATGACGTCATTGTAAGCATTGGTTTGCTCAATGGTATTGATCAGAAAAGCCAGTCGGTTTCCGTAGCAGCCTTCCGCCAAATCATTGTTGGTAGGGGCCGCTAAAGCGCTGAGGTTTTCGGGGTCAACTACGGCAAGACTAAAGTTGCCACTTATTCCCTGGCAGGTTTCCGTTACGACCGAACCAATGGTCATGGCCAGTGGGTCAGGACAGCTTTCATTGGGGTAACCCTCTGGAAATCCAGGGAACTGGGTATCTAGATAACGGCCAAGCCATCCGGTGTCCAGAAAATCATCGGCATCGGAGGCGGTATGCCAGATGTCTAAGGATCGAAAGTGGGAGCGGTTTTGATTGGGGTAACCAACGCTTTGGATAATATTGGCCTTACCTTCGTTGAATACTTCTTCCAGTCCCGTAAGGGCAGGGTTGAGGGCGACGGTATCCGTGATGTTGAGCAAGCTACTTTCCGGAATCATGATGTTGCTACGCACGGCAGCAAAGCCATCCTGCTGATCACGTGGAATGATGGTATTGAGACCGTCATTGCCACCATTCAACTGAATCAGTACCAGTACTCGGTCACTTTCACCGTTGAGGAGATTGAGGAAAGACTTGTCAGAAATGGCTGAAACAGGTACACCACCCAACAGTAAAGGCGCAGAAAGCAGGGAGCTTTTTTGGAGGAAAGATCTTCTTTTCATGATGTTTTACTTTGTTGGCTGGGATTAAATAAGGTGAAATTCTGGCATCTTGAATAAGGTGCTAAACAGGGATGTGAGCTTGGTCAAAATGGCATCTCGCAAATCTGGATCATCGGGGTTCTGCAAATAATCGGCATACTCTACGGTCCACTCGAAGTCAGGTAGACCAGGAATCAGAACTTCTTTGAGGAAATCCCGCTGGTTATCCGCCATGGGATAAGCAAATAAATAGAGCGCCACCTGTTCCAACATACTATTGGGGTCCAGGTTGTTATCCATCTCGGCGATAAAATCGAGCAGATTGAGTTGCCAGCGAGCACCTCCCAGGGTATACCCACTTAGCAGTCGATCTCCAGCTTCTTGGCGAAGCGGCAAGCTGACGGAGTTGATCCAGACATTGTAATACTGAGGAGCTTGGTAGAATGCTTTCCAACCTGCGACAGAAGGTGGTTCTAATATTTCCATCTCCAATCCTTCCGCCAACCTACGCAACTGGTTCCAGAAGCGGTACTGGTTGAGTAGATTGGCATCGCTACTCATTTTCAGGGTATTATTTATTTTGAAAATAAAATCCAGTGGATGCGTGACCATACATCCCCGGTGAGCAGCTTCAAAGAAGTAGTTACTACCCAGCAATGCCTCCAGCGCAGGTTGTATTTCGTAATCATTGTCGATCATGATTTGAGCCATCGGATCAATGATATTGGCTTCTACAACGGCATCAATATCCGCACTTACAAACCAGATATGTAGTTGACGACAAAGGAAACGAGCTACTTCATTTTGCTGTAAAATGAGATCAATAACTACCTTGTATTCCTGGTCGCCAGCATTGGCAATCACTGCATTGCCAAAACGATGTGACAATTGTTTTTCTCCTTCATCATGGCGACTAGGGACAAATACTCCAGCAGGGATGCCGGTATCATCCGTAACACCTCGCCAACCCGTGAGTGCGCGGGCCATTTGCACCACATCATCTTCCGTATAGTTGGTGTAATCGCCGGGTGCTGCAACATCGCCACGACCAACGGTGAACAGTTCCAGGAGTTCCCGAGCATAATTTTCATTGGGAGCTTGTCGGCTATTTTCATGGCCGTTTAGATAGCGTAACATGGCCGGTGTAACCGTAACTTCCTCTACCATGGCGCGGAAACTTCCCGCTGCATGGGTACGCAAGATGTTGAGGTAATGGTAGCCGAATTGGGCATTATTAGTGGTGAGTGCAAAATGATTGTGCCAACACAGGAAAAGCTTCTCGCGAATAGAAACACCTCCGTTCATCATCAGACCCATCTGCCAACTAAGCAATGAACGAGAACGAGCACCAAAACTTCCCGCAGGGTTAGGATTGGGAAGGGGCGTGTTGACCCACGTTTCACCAAGCCCAACGTTAGGATCATTTTCATAATCATAATAAACCGGTGGATCGGGAAGGGGCTGGTTGGCAAACAATTGCCCAATGGTCGCACTAAGGCCATCAGCAACAGCTTGCTTGATTTGTGATGGCGTGGGCCCAAAGGTGGTTCGCCGCAACAAAAAGGCCGCCTCGGCGGTACTCCACGGACCAGTATAGGGGTCGAGATCGGTGGTAGTAAAGGTAGCACTTGCGGAGGCAATTTGCCGTTTTTGGTCTTGCTGCCCGAATTGCAGGAAGGATCTACGTTTCATCTAAAAGCGTT is a window from the Lewinella sp. LCG006 genome containing:
- a CDS encoding WD40 repeat domain-containing protein, producing the protein MKYELSHDTIARQVFEKASTEARTRRKVERFISERYAAFEVRGAQLTQDDIDFVWPHLDQVNSPAEEIAFLHQGKRKLQYKRRIRLLLLTLTSVAFAILALWANSQRDAAEIRELQSKSMRIGLAARYALYEGKPRVAFRLAEQALIWNNDEDATAIAREVMLEIQENPLVRSIHHQDTITAMQFSDDGTYFLSASMDGEVRLSDLDGKTLNRLQHDSGIRWARLLPPGNLVLSLSTRGNLMLWNVTGNSIQNLAKDIEFSSAELSADNTYLGAITNNQVYVWDLRQPGKEQPLVVSLEAPVSSLGFLQIENKWDLITADNNGNIKRWNSAGEAVFNYQNLLDKAVNGISVSPNNDKIIFRTPAGDFLLASNGDTLKTRTAIMFRSYQPVHATFATNGKVPERIVSISRNKEFVYVWNTGSTQSDIDMQWSPRGQAQFAAMSNNGRFFLGASDDNENMVQLLADNLKEQNHELFRFNNCTLWGVYAPNNVHFLSTAGGNQALLWKFDCDYLADKKALNEAQVIQYYQTRLHPLSEEEQAYYRLNN
- a CDS encoding CHAT domain-containing protein, whose amino-acid sequence is MRLNNTNNMTPIIFLTFANDPDAHLALLKEESRRLYGALEELDRKEYLKLIREESAQVKDIFASFTKNKDRIAIFHYAGHAAGTQLNLEGGSGNAEGLAQLLGQQEGLQLVFLNGCSTKGQVQTLLAAGVPAVIATAVPIEDRKAMEFSQQFYEALANRRTIEQAFKMAQAYLETKFSKSVEVVMRDASWVGAAVQDNSMDMPWGIYVQEARKTEILSWKLPFFRPVGLPQDMIQYIGSSFTANRYIVLVLDEMCKYNPDIYAQMVEKRGEETIKKDSKHFPWLVIENFPWPIGSQIRLLRFYDKPNVERLEHLVSTYLITSQLLYYILVSDLWEQSRGTIHDAKWPQLEQQKAAFTNFDFLGQIPALYNQITGVGMPFIGELEMLATDLQNAESPLSKAHTFLEKMRKELQTNPPTADLDKLCLRTEQAVSIVLRAAAFLARYRLLTVRNVSINRPRFEPLAYELDMGPLNATQGTGLNLYQDQEYRRKENYSDSSSIILVSNEKHLDKSLNLSPFIIDKNTFVKVKKSETTEQDRLAHIFLMGWEEEDRLTYLAVDHSFFHALDNEDDQIHTNMTQEDFTEGRNLKEDDFGDDFGLDFGLDTDTGSDDSPKVFQLLYDQYLLCKNDLTQ
- a CDS encoding AAA family ATPase, yielding MITNPFKFLDAYDKEDKDRFFGRNKETAQLFNAVHASGLVLLYGASGTGKTSLVNCGLANRFQKTDWLPIFIRRGSDLNRSVLREIDKHTSTQWKDDTPLRHRVKDLYLETYRPVYLIFDQFEELYIMGTEAEQQQFHQSISNLLQAGLQCKILLIIREEYIAYLSEFEKVVPPLFDNRLRIEKMNDNNLSKVVLGTCRYGKIDVKKPKETTGMILDNLRSPREGIDLTNLQVYLDRLWRRDLDRQGTQQPDQVTFDPELVKAVGPMQNVLSEFLDEQMREIEIGLQKRGVKSPEGLPLEVLFTLVTEDGTKRSKDPVSILEDMPRNRKLSATDLEFCLSEFERIKLLRRFAEEVGASPGEG
- a CDS encoding DUF1501 domain-containing protein produces the protein MKRRSFLQKSSLLSAPLLLGGVPVSAISDKSFLNLLNGESDRVLVLIQLNGGNDGLNTIIPRDQQDGFAAVRSNIMIPESSLLNITDTVALNPALTGLEEVFNEGKANIIQSVGYPNQNRSHFRSLDIWHTASDADDFLDTGWLGRYLDTQFPGFPEGYPNESCPDPLAMTIGSVVTETCQGISGNFSLAVVDPENLSALAAPTNNDLAEGCYGNRLAFLINTIEQTNAYNDVIESANLSGVNLSNKYSDDNALAIKLRTVARLISGGLGTKIYVVSLGGFDTHADQTVEGDPTAGEHAALLKTLGDAICAFQDDLKLQGLEERVIGMTYSEFGRRIRSNASFGTDHGTAAPLIVFGACVNAGVIGDNPEISPDVDNQEGVPMQYDFRSVYGSVLMDWFSVAESDVRNLLFEDFQHLPILRDCSITDTTNALGESLSLNIYPNPFRDHTSLELTTGNEWVKISIYDVIGHELRVISNRVFPAGKHRISIETHQLPVGSYYCRVQTKQGQRTVRMVKVK
- a CDS encoding DUF1800 family protein, yielding MKRRSFLQFGQQDQKRQIASASATFTTTDLDPYTGPWSTAEAAFLLRRTTFGPTPSQIKQAVADGLSATIGQLFANQPLPDPPVYYDYENDPNVGLGETWVNTPLPNPNPAGSFGARSRSLLSWQMGLMMNGGVSIREKLFLCWHNHFALTTNNAQFGYHYLNILRTHAAGSFRAMVEEVTVTPAMLRYLNGHENSRQAPNENYARELLELFTVGRGDVAAPGDYTNYTEDDVVQMARALTGWRGVTDDTGIPAGVFVPSRHDEGEKQLSHRFGNAVIANAGDQEYKVVIDLILQQNEVARFLCRQLHIWFVSADIDAVVEANIIDPMAQIMIDNDYEIQPALEALLGSNYFFEAAHRGCMVTHPLDFIFKINNTLKMSSDANLLNQYRFWNQLRRLAEGLEMEILEPPSVAGWKAFYQAPQYYNVWINSVSLPLRQEAGDRLLSGYTLGGARWQLNLLDFIAEMDNNLDPNSMLEQVALYLFAYPMADNQRDFLKEVLIPGLPDFEWTVEYADYLQNPDDPDLRDAILTKLTSLFSTLFKMPEFHLI